From Actinoplanes oblitus, a single genomic window includes:
- a CDS encoding ferredoxin codes for MTKIVADLDRCVGAGQCVLTDPDAFDQSDEDGTVVVIQDTPADDEALKRARVAVDICPSRALSLTE; via the coding sequence ATGACCAAGATCGTGGCGGACCTGGACCGCTGCGTCGGAGCGGGCCAGTGCGTCCTGACCGACCCCGACGCGTTCGATCAAAGCGATGAGGACGGTACGGTCGTCGTCATCCAGGACACCCCGGCCGACGACGAGGCGCTGAAGCGGGCCCGGGTCGCCGTCGACATCTGCCCGAGCCGGGCCCTCTCCCTGACGGAGTAA